The Setaria viridis chromosome 2, Setaria_viridis_v4.0, whole genome shotgun sequence DNA window TCGCAATCCAACCGGCCGGTGTTGTTTGTTAGAGTAGAGTCGAGTGGTGCGATGGAGTTTTTGGCGTGtgttgatatcccaatccaactcgCCAGTATTGTTTCATTCAGTCTaggcttcatcttctttttaatataatcggcaactCTCCTACTCCGTTTGTTTAAAAACATCGCCTTGACGTGTGAACATTTCTATTGAGCCAGTAACATGCACCGATTTAAGTCACACTACACGCCGTGTGTTAGTTTGGGATATGCACAACAACAGTTAAAAGAAAAAACTCTGGTGGTCTAGCGTAAGCCATCGCTCGCATTTATATCATTGTACGACCTACCAACCTACATCCATTTTCtcatcaaatttatttttccgTTCAAATTTGTCGGCCGGTCAGTTAGTTGACAACATTTTCATTTAAAGTTATTTAATAGCTCAAAATATCATTGTAAGCTCgctaattttgaaatcttgaattttaaaattttcaaacGGCCTCGGATGCAAAACAAGCtatatatcaaaattgtagtgCTTAATGAGATATAAAATTTTTTAGttgataaatattttatttaaaatCATTTAGTTGCCTAAAATTTCATTATAAGGTTATGAAAAAACACGTTCTGCCACATCAGAGACATGTGCCTCCAAAATCGAGCTCTCTCATTGACCTGAACCTCCTCTCCCTGGATCCATCCCCTCTTatcccttccctctccctctctctctccttatccATTCCTCTCACCTCATCTTCCAAGGGCCAAGGGCCCTCCGGCCCTGGTGGCTGGTGGCGCGCAGAGGCCGGCGCGGGGCTCCGGCGccggaggcggccgcggcgcccctGGATCCGACTCCAACGGCCaacggcggcgcacggggctTGGAAGCCGGCACGACCCCCTCGGCCCTCGCTCCAGCGGCAGAGGCGGCCGACGCGGCACCAGCCCCAGTGGCTTGTGGCCTCGGCGGCGTGGCACTAGCCATgtggattttatttttttccttttttcttttttttaaattaatttTTAGGGGTGAGTCACCCATCACCCACCCTTGAAAATGGTTTGCAAGAGCAGGCACCTTACCCGCTCCTACAAATATGTAGCTGTGAAAGTCAGAAGCTGGTACTGGACTTGCTCCTGAAAATACTGTTTCAACCGCTCTTAAcaaccatttttttttacagtgAATGGCCCCTTGTCGGAGACCAAACCAACCGAAACTTGAGCTCGTGACCGATCGGTCGACGTACGGTTACCGTGGTGGCACGTACTAGTACGGTACACTTGGTACGTGGCCCGCCACTGCGGACGGGGGACACATCCACGCTGTACGTACGTGCATGCATGGCAGCATGCCCGCTGGCGTAGCTAGTAGACGCCGTGACGCGGCCGGCAATCATCGACCTGGGGCGCCGTGACACTGGAGTACAAAGCTCATCAGCTATGGCTGGATCTCCGGCCGCCTCAGTTGGGGCGTGGTAATTGCTCTCACTTTTATCCAATCCAATCCGACGGGATCGTGGCGCGGGCAGATGCAATGCAACAATATGATCCAGCATGGACGTACGCCTAGTACTTGGTGTAACTAGTATAGCTAGAGTACGTGCAGTGGTACTAGTACTCCGGCAGTAGGTTAATTGCATGCATACGCGCTCTGATAATATGATCCGATCCACGTgcaggtgtttggataccccttgCTGAATCTTAGCACCTGTCACGttagatgtttgatactaattagaagtattaaatatagtctaattataaaactaattacacagatggagtctaattcgcgagatgaatctattaagcctaattagttcatgatttgacaatgtggtgctacagtaaccatttgctaatgatggattaattagctttaatagattcatctcgcgaattaaactccatctgtgcaattagttttgtaattagctcattttTAATcatcttaattagcatccgaactcTGATGTGaccttgctaaaatttagcacctcgtatccaaacaccacaCACGCCCCCATCCAATCCAATCGCCGAGAGCCCTGTGCTCGGCTGCTcgcgctccgccgccggcccgccggccAGCTAGCGTCCTCTGCCTGCCGCCATGTCAGTCCGTGTGGTGTGTCCTTGATCGCGGATCACGAGGCGGATCGCGCGCCGAGTAAATGCCGGCCGATGAGACCACCGCACCATGATAACACGGGCAAGCATTACGGACAGGGAAGAATGCTCCATCGCGTACGAAGCATCCTATGCATTCGTAGGTGCCGATTGGATTCGCACCAAAAAAACAAACGGTCACGTACTGCTGCATAGTGCATTGCAATCGCGATGCTCTCGTGATGCCTTGCCATGCCAgccatttttttctttctggacTCGGCCCCACGCACCGGAAGGCGTAGGGCGACAGCGGGCCCACTGTCAGGAGCGGATCGCCCAGCGCCGGGGAGCATAGGCCGGGTGTCGCGTGGCGGGGACGCCACCGGATGAGACCGCCCTTGGCAGTTGGCGCACCGAGACAGAGACAAGCAAAGCAAAGGacgaaaaaaaataataaagagTGGAAGGCGAAAAGAGGGGAGCGCTCCCCCCAGTTTCCCGCCCTCGCGCGGCTTGAAAAAATTGCCCCCGGGGCCCACACCCGTCGTCTCCGCGCCCTCCCTGGCCCCCTCTGCTATACAAACGAACGGACACCGCgacacgcccccccccccccctccccccctctcgGCTCGGACGCAGTGCAGCCGGTCAGCGGAGGAGCGGATAGCAGCGCCGGAGATGGACACGCCCGACCGTGCCGCCGCGCAGCCCGCGGCCTCGCGCGCCGAGGTGACCACCCGCAccctactcctcctcctcctcctccccgtctcCTTCTCCACTGCCTCCCTGCTGCTCCGGCGTCTCCCTCTGTGGGCCGTGGGTTCGCTCTCCGGCCTTCGCCTTTGAGGCGGAGGCagcccaaccgccgccgcgcagGACCGTTCCGCCGATTCGACCGCGCTGCCTTGCGGTTCGTCACCAAAGTTGGTCGCTTTCCCGCTGGGGGATTTCTCGGGCACCCCCGCTCTGTACCACCAAACGAAGCAGCCCCATGCTCTgctgcccttcttcttctcgcTACTACCAACTCCCCTGCATCCCCTGTAAGAGCGGCGGTTCCTCACCGACCCCGCACGCACGCTGGGCACCGACAACCGCTCCAGATCTGCCCACCAGCAAGcgcgtcgcctcctcctccctagtCCCTCCCTCCTCGCGTCGTGTCACCTTGGGATTCAGGGATTCTGCAGGAGGCCACGGCTAGTAGATCCCCGCGAATATACTTGCTGCCTCTCTGCGGAGTGCAGTCTGCCTGCGCCTTCTGCAGGGCCAGATCCGCTTCGCGCGAGGGTTTTGACCAGGGATTTTTCTGTATCGAACTACTGATTAGTGTAGCTACTAGTGTCCCATTTTATAGCACATTTTTTTCTGCACACGGTGTTCCTGCCCTCCTCAAGCAACATGTGTGCTTCAGTCCTAATTAACTACAACTACTACTACTagtctactactactactactaatactactactactactaatgTACCAGTGCTTCTCTTCTGCTGAACGGATGGATATTTAGCTTATCTTACATCCAGGGAATCTCTCCATTTTCTATTTGTGTGTCTGTGAAACCAGGCACTAGAAGAAATTTGGCACCTTGTTGGGTTTGCTCTGTTTCTACCGCTGCGGCGTTGCTCATATAGCCCGGTATTTTGCTACTTTCTTGGTGCAGGACTCGCCAGTTttcagcttcatcaacaacctgTCTCCGATTGAGCCTCTCAAGTCGGCCTACAACGCCAATAGCCTCCAGGGATACCAGTCCATCAACATAACCTCCATTTCCTCCATCTTCACTTCCCCGCATGACAATGCGCACAAGGAACCAAGGCTCCCGAAGTAAGTTCCGGAGATTTCCTTTCAGGCATATATGCTGCTGTTTTtatgtgggggggggggggggggggggggggggggactaaAACTTGCGACAGAATAAGGCGATTCTGATGCTGTgttcttgccttcttgccctTCCCAGGAGCTCTCTTGGTGAAATTTCTGAAAGTGAGGTCTGTGCTGACGGCAAGAATACAAACAAGCCAACTAAGTCTTCAAATGCTGTCAGGTTGTTTGCCTGCACTAGCACTGTCACTCAAGAAACCCACACGGTTACATGTTCAGATGTGGTTGATCCTCCCACCGTGCCATGCGATTTGGCTCAGCCTGCTCAGTTCGATAACGGCAGTCCAGATCATAACACCACTCCCTGCCATGGTGTCAGATCAGACCTTAAGCAGGACAAATGCCGGAAACAAGATGTTGTCCAAACCGTTAAAAGTACAGTGGAGAAAAGGAAATGCTTGTTTTCCACTGAAATCCAGCTCCTGGATGGTGGCCAGCCTGTGAATGACAACAATGAAGTCTTGGGATGTGAATGGTCGGACTTAATCGCCACAACCTCGGGTGAGCTTTTGGCCTTTGACTCCACTATGGATGACCATCACAGAGGAATGCACCTGGCGGCTAAAAATGCGGAATCTTGTGGATACTTGCTGTCAAAACTTGCAGGAGATGGCGAAATTTCAGAGAGAGCATATCCTAATGCATCTGGCCAAGTATACTATCAAGAACTCGTGATGGGAGAAGACCAGACAGAAAATGCCCAAATATTTCAGGATGGCCAACAAACAATCTCGACTGAAGAAATTCAGGATAATATTTATGAAGCAAATGGATGTATTCCATTAGACTACAAGGTACTACAATGCAATATCTTGACCCACTATTTTCATGCGCTACTAAAAAAATGTTGCCCATGCctgttaaaaaaaatgttgcccATGCTCCTTAGGACTGTTTCTCCCCAGAGTCCTGCAACTTGGCCTGTTAGGGCTATCTACTCTACCATGATGCTCTCTCATTCATTTTCTTCCTGTTGAAATGTTCAGGTGGAGAGCCAACAACAACGTGGCGTACGAAGACGCTGCCTGGTATTCGAGGCAGCTGGGTTTTCAAATAGTGTTGTGCAGAAAGAGAGTGTTGAGGATCTCTCTGTCTCAACATGTAAAGGCAAAGGCCATGTGCAAACTCAGCCCCGTGGATTGCGCGGTATAGGTCTACATTTAAATGCCCTTGCATTAACACCAAAAGGGAAAATGGCCTGTCAGGATCCTATGGCTTCTGCTTTGCTTCCGTCATCAGCATCTGAAAAGGATGCGCATGGCAAATTGCTCTGTGCAGGAGAGAATTTTACACACTCAGGTGGTGAACTGTTAGAATTTCCCATGGATGATTGTTCATCTGGAGGTTTTCCTTTAAATGATCATGTTTCAAGTCAAAGTGTCAGCCCTCAAAAGAAGAGGTTTGTTTGTGCTTCTGAAAACTTTTGGATGGTTGCGAGATGATCTTACTATGTCTCAGTACAATTTGATTAACTGACAACTATCTGGTTGAAATGCAGACGTAAAACAGATAatggtgatgatggtgaggCATGCAAGCGATGTAGCTGTAAGAAGTCAAAGTGCCTGAAACTGTATGTGTTCTTTACATGATATTAAGATTTTGTGAACCTAGTTACATGAAAGGGGCCTCTTCTCAAATGCTTGGGCTTGTAATTTGAAGGATTTACTTTGTGTAAAGTGAATGTATGCTACATTATTCTCATAGTTTTTTTATCACTGTTGTCATTTGCAGTTATTGTGAGTGCTTTGCTGCTGGTGTATACTGCTCTGAACCTTGTTCATGTCAAGGATGTCTGAACAAACCCATACATGAGGAAATTGTTCTCTCCACTCGGAAGCAGATAGAGTTTCGTAATCCACTAGCATTTGCTCCAAAAGTGATTCGTATGTCTGATGCTGGTCTGGAAACTGGGGTAGGTGTTCTGTTGGATATCAGTGTACTTCTGTTAGTCATTACTCCCTCACTATGTGATGCTTAAATTCTATAATGAAATGCAGGAAGATCCGAACAATACTCCAGCTTCAGCTCGTCACAAGAGAGGATGCAATTGCAAGAAGTCAAGCTGTCTTAAGAAATACTGTGAATGTTATCAGGTACTTCAAGTTGTGATGACCTTATCTCAAATTGTACCTGTTGCATTTTACTAATGCTCTAAATGTTTGATTGAATCAAAGGGAGGTGTTGGATGCTCCAGCAACTGCAGATGTGAGAGTTGCAAAAACACTTTTGGCAGAAGAGATGGTGAGCATTTAGCTTTTGAAATTTGTGCAACCATGTTATACTTATTCATGTTGCACACTTGTAATTACTTTCTAGAAAAATGTACTGCCCTGTTACATCTTTCTGGACATAATATAATACTAAAAGCTTTTATGTAGTTCCTTAAGAGACTAAAAGTTCTGCACTATTTCCACTAAAAAGTATTTCCGTGCACTGAACAGCCAAATGATTACCTTGCTTATGATTTACATTTGCATGATACACCACTGTAATTTATAAGCATGGCATCCTGCATATTTGGCAGTTCTGTTTTCTTAAAATGGGTGTATCATGACTTCAGTAGAAAAACATGAAAGGTCATAGGTGATTCTAACATAGAAAAAGAACACATCTGATTTAAGGGAGCATCATTTTATCTTTGCAGTCTTTTGTCGTTTCAGTTTGCTGAATAATCAACTTTTGTTTCCTGGATTCATGCTACATTTGCTTATTTTCATCTCAGATAGGTTTAGTTTACCTAATGCACCCATATTATTCTTAAACTCAGAAATGAACAAGGCCCTATGGTTTATTCATTCCTCTGAATATTAATGTTTTGTTGGCATGTGCTGCATCAGCTGAGACTGAACTCACTGAAGAAATGAAACAAGAAGGTGAACAAACAGAAAACagtggaaaagaaaaggagaatgaTCAACAAAAAGCAAATGTACAGAGTGAAGACCATCCTCTCGTTGAGCTTGTCCCGATAACACCTCCTTTTGATCTTTCCAGGTTCGCTTCTTGTATATTCATCTCCGTGAACAAGCTTCATGTCTTGGCTTCTGCATCTCATAAGTAATAATTGAGTAATCTTTTCCAGTTCTCTGCTCAAACTGCCAAATTTCTCAAGTGCAAAGCCACCAAGACCTTCCAAAGCTCGCAGTGGAAGCTCCCGTTCGTCTGCTTCAAAAGCTACCACAACATTGCAGTCTTGTAAATCATCCAAGGCTGCAGGTAGTGGTATCGATGAGGAGATGCTGGATATTCTAAAAGAAGCTGATTCTCCTAGCCGTGTCAAGACTACTTCACCCAACAGAAAGCGAGTCTCGCCACCGCATAATGCACTCAGTATTTCCCCGAACCGGAAAGGTGGCAGGAAGTTAATATTGAAGTCAATCCCCTCATTTCCATCACTTACGGGAGACTCAAACAGTGGTTCTGCAATGAACAACACCGATAACACATTCAGCGCATCGCCTCTCGCTTTAGGTAAGCATTGTTTTTGCGTGTTTAGACAGCACTAGACATGACTTGAGTTATCTTGACATCAATGGCAGCATCTCATTCATATTATTGTCCACTGAACCAGGACCATCTTAAAGCTGTGAAGTCGAATATGGGACCGGAGTACGACTTGTAGTCCGCATATATGCCTCACTTCCTACGCCGCCTGCACCAGGCTCGAGGTACCGTCAGAGAATAGTAGGTTAGATTTAAGCTGTAGTGATCTGTATTTGTAAAATATGTAGCCTCTCAATAATCTGTATGTAAGATGCTGTGTTCGCTTGTAGCTGTTATTTTTATTGAATTGTAGCAACACTATAAATCACCTCTTGAGGAGGTTTCCACAATTCCATTCCATGTTTTTAGTCGCAAACTCTCCTTGAGTCTGAAGCCAACCCCTATTACTGAACAAAATAAACTCTATCAGGCAGCTCATGTGTGAGCGTGACATCTGTTCAGGCTGGGCCGTTGTTTGAGGTTGGTCATGTATCTCTTTCCTGCAAGCATGTGCCCTCCTAATCCCATTCATGTATAAAGCTATGGGTGATACCCTGAACTGTCTTAGAATAGTTGCGACGGGCGTTGAGATGTCAGGCTCCCCATTCCTGAACTGGTACTACCAGAGTTACACctgctgcatgcctgcatctGCACCCGCATCCATGGtccatgaaaagaaaaattcagagcACCCAGCTGAGTTGGGGTTGCTGAAAGCCTGCCTCCCAATTATGCATCCCCATGGAATTGAACCAACATTTATAGACTATAGAGCGGTTACCAAATGGCAGATGATGGTTGAAGAAAGAACTGCACCGGCACCAACCATCATCAGTACATGTCTTCTGAAGAGCTGCGATGCGTCTGAAGGATTGTGGGCTGATCGGCCATTGTCAGCCCCTCGGTGGGCAAGGGCAAGTACCCcttgtcccccccccccccccccccccccccccccccccccgcgtaTCATGCCCCTGCCAATTAGACAGTGCATTAGGCCTACCTGCTAGCCTGTCTGCTTTACATGATTGGATACCGCAACGACTAAAGCCATACACGTCTTTCGGGGGCAAAAAAAACTAAAGACATACACAAAGATATGAAGATATGTGTCCATATGTATCATGTATGACATAAGATTTGCATATACATTATATATGATAGAGATGATCATGTGTGCGCACCTCCCTCTCTACCTGCCAAAACTGATGGCTTAGAACAGTGATCCACCACCCTGACTTGGGCATCTTGTTTAATGTCAAGTAGCATGATGGCCCCAGGGGGCAGAGCAAaggcttgtaagcttgttcatCAGAGCTGGTCACGCTCATGGGTCATGGCCtcgttttcttcctcctcccaacgGCCTCACCGTTTGTCCCGGCCCTCGCCCCAGGCCGATTCCCGCCAGCCTGTCGCGCAACCGGCCGCCACGGGTTTCAGCAAATTCAGACGGCAACCGCCCCGCGCCTTCTTCCCCTCAAATCCTCATCGTCACCACCGGCCCCCCCCTGCATGCCCATGCACGTTGCCGTCAGGATCTCCCCTTCAGCGCCGTCGCTGTCGGtgggtcgccgtcgccggaaaCCGTCTCGGCCACCGCCGTGTTCCGTTGGGCACTTATCTATAAATAAACCCTGAGACCGGAAAGTAGTGGTGCTGCAGTTgcatctctccctccctccctctgccTCTTTCTTCAATTAATTTCTTtataagtatatatatttatatatatttatagcatatatataaatatgatAAATGTACATGTCCTGTTTTATCAGGCTGGTGGGTGGTGTGTGTGACAAGGACATTGGCATCTAAACAAGTAGCAGTTGAACAGTAATCTGAATGAAGTGCACCAGTGCATGTAAGCTGGAGCCAGCCAGGGTGATGTGCACATGTGGAGGGAGGAAGGTTGGAACTTCCCCTCCTTTTGCAGCTGGAGGCCATGGATGGGCATCTGCAGCCTTTATTTAATACCACCAGTCCTTGTTTGACCCCATCCTAATCAGGATGTGCAGGCCACTCATTCCTCCCTCCATTTGGTGGCCCTGATGACCTGGATTATTCCTGCTCTGTTTGTTTAGCTCCTGCTTGATGATAATGTTAGATATCATCAATGTTTGTTATTGCTAGCACCTTTCTTATGGTTAGCAACTTTTTTTAGTCAAGAGATTGGTTGATTTGGTTGGTTGTGTGGCATCATGTTATGCTCCCTTTCAAGCCAAGGCATAGAGTGAAGTAAAATTTTAGAAGAAGCATTTGCAAGAACAAAGTACTGCAGAGATTGTTATTGGTCAGTTGGTAATTAAATTAACGCTGTAAAATCAATGCACTATCATATCTCTCTACAATCCCCAACATATACTCCAATACCACTCCtgtgaaaaagaaagagaaaagaagaagaagaagaagaagaagaagaaattacaGTGTATAATATATACGGTCGTTTCTGTTTACCGATTTTACCCTTTCGGTCTCCCTCCTCTCACATCCCATCACCAGCGGAATTTTACAagtcgcggcggcgcggcgctgccggccggcgccggtCTCTCTCGGTGGCCGGCTTCTAGTGGTGGGGAGGCCCGAAGCAGCCGTGCTCGTCGcagtgcggcggcgggcggtgcagGAAGGCGAGGCACTGGTCGCCGGGGCGCtggtccggccggccggcgatgcAGTTCTGGCGGTCGTCGACGCGGCGGATGTCGAGGCACCGCCGCGGCTCGGTGCAGAAGTAGTTGTACGAGTACGTGAAGTTCCTGAGGCTGGGCAGCGCGCAGATGCCCTCCGGGATGTGTCCCCACAGCTCGTTGTGCGCGACGTCGAGCTGCTCGAGCTTGTGCATCCCGGCCATGGACTCCGGCAGCATCCCCTGGAGCTGGTTGAAGCTGAGGTCGAGCACGGTGAGCTCACGGAGCCACCCCACCTCCTGCGGGATGCAGGATCGGAGGCCGGAGTTTAGGATGACGAGCTCGTTGAGCGTGCCGGCCATGCGGCCGACGCTCTGGGGGATGCAGCCGCGGAGGCGGATGTTGGCGAGCACGACGACCGACGCCGGCGAGTTGCCGAAGTTCTCCGGCAACTCGAAGTCGAAGTGGTTGTCGTTGAGGAACAGCGCGTCGAGGGGCTTGTCGAAGATGGCCGGCGGCACGGGCCCGCAGAGGTTGTTGAACCGGAGGTCGACGTACTTGACGTTGGGAAGGCAGAGGATGTGCTGCGGGAACCCGCCGGACAGGCGGTTGTTGCTGACGTCGAGCTCGTGGAGGAGGTGCAGCTTGGGGAGCGACTCCGGCAGGCCGCCGGCGAAGCGGTTGGAGTTGAGGTGGAGCAGCGCGAGGTCGGAGAGCATGCCGAGCTCCTCGGGGAACGTGCCCGCCAGGTCGCCGTGGTTGAGGTCGAGGCCGGCGACGGTGAGCGCGTGCGGGTcgtcgggcgccgccgcgcagaACACGCCGAAGTAGGCGCACACGTCGGGGCCGCACCACCCGCGCGTCAGGTTCTTGGGGTCGTCGGTGATGGCGCGCTTCAGCGCCTGCAGCGCCACGTACGCGCGCTGCAGCCGCGGGTTGTTCGCCGCCGTCTGCTTCCCCGGCTGCGGCGCCTGCTGGCCGGagaccgccgccaccgccgacgagAGGAGGAGCGCCAGGACCACAAGCGCCGgcgaggccttcctcttcatcccGTGATGCATTGCCATTTGCCAAGCTCTCTCCCTCGATTTCGCAGCAAGCCGTGTGATTTGTGTTGATGCGTCGGGGTGAATCCGGGGGTTTATATACAAGACGACGGTTCGTGTTTGGGAGTCGTGCACACGCTTTCGGCTTCGCGTTTGCGCGTTCGAATTCTTTTtactttcttttttgttttgggCCTCCATTTGCAAGAAAAAGGTTGactgtttattttattttcggTTGAGTTTTGTTTTTCGTTTTGTAATGAGGTGGTAGTTTTCAGCTGAATTTTGTATGCATTCTTTTGGGGTGGAAAGGTTGGTGTTTTGTGATTGGTTCATTTTCGTGGCCGTCTTGGTCGAGCCGGTGGCCTTATCTTGGGGGATTTGGACGGCTACTGTAGGTAGTAAGGGGTCATGCATGTGTGGTTAGTTATGATGATTGGGAGTATGATTGAAAAAAATTCTTTGGACGTTGAGGGTGTTTTCCATACAATTATCCGGTACAAATTAGATGGGCGTTCATGTccatctggaaaaaaaaaacttctgttGGTACAGAGTCATTTTCGTGAATTTTGTTTATAGTCTTTGGAACCACCTGCAAATGATGATCTGGTTTGTAACCAATGATGATTTTGGTTGCGAGGATGATCAGATGACTTGTTTTGGATTTCGAGGAATTGACGCGCTTGAGAATGACAAGAATGACGCTCGACTTTCTCACCGACGATCCGGTTGCGCGGGTGTTATGGATTCGTCACATTGATGAAAGGGTTTTTAGTGACAAATTCTCAAACACACTTTTCGGTGGCGCGGTGAAAGTGAGTGTAGACCGCCAAGTCTAATGATTAGATATGGTGGAACTGACTTTGATCCTTGTGACAATTGTTCAAGTGCCGTTGCAAGAGTCCCAcctaactatttttttttaaaaaaaagaagattgcTTGTTACCTGACTATTAGAGCTAACTTGTCACCTCGTAATGCTCTCTCCTCCGACGTCGAATTATTGAAGCTAGGAAACTATGATGAACCAAATCCTAAAGGCATGTATATTTTCTCTCCTTATATGGCCTGCCAAGAGATGACGCGGATTTGACAAAAATGCATCGGCTTAAACTTTTGGGTATAACTGATCGGTAAACACAGCTCGATGATggcctttgtttttttttctagttctTATGTCAAGAAATTTAAAACAATGACATGATGATCTTATATATGAATGCAAAGTAGGAAAAACAAATATCCTAGCCTAGTTGTATGTGCGGTGCGTGATCAAGCAAAATCCAAGTGGCATCCCCTCTTTCCCATCTCAAATCAGACCAAATGATTACTGCCTAAGCACTACCAAGGTTGGAGATGCTACCCAAAAGTGAGAGGAACAAATCAAAGGTTGGAGAGATGCTGCGTGCTGTGCTCCGCCTTTGCATCCCGCTCGTAGTGGCTCCAGCTTGTGTGCGTTGTTGGCGTTCTGTTCTGCTGGGAGCGTCACGGTGACGCTCGCCGCTGGCACGCGGGGCCCAGCAGGCAATCGGGACCCGCCTGTCAGTGACGGAACGCCAGCTTGGCCTTCGTTTGCTTTCATGGATGCTTCCTGTAGCGCTTGTTAGTTTGAACAGCGTAAAGGGGCGCCTTCCGG harbors:
- the LOC117843941 gene encoding protein tesmin/TSO1-like CXC 2 isoform X2 — encoded protein: MDTPDRAAAQPAASRAEDSPVFSFINNLSPIEPLKSAYNANSLQGYQSINITSISSIFTSPHDNAHKEPRLPKSSLGEISESEVCADGKNTNKPTKSSNAVRLFACTSTVTQETHTVTCSDVVDPPTVPCDLAQPAQFDNGSPDHNTTPCHGVRSDLKQDKCRKQDVVQTVKSTVEKRKCLFSTEIQLLDGGQPVNDNNEVLGCEWSDLIATTSGELLAFDSTMDDHHRGMHLAAKNAESCGYLLSKLAGDGEISERAYPNASGQVYYQELVMGEDQTENAQIFQDGQQTISTEEIQDNIYEANGCIPLDYKVESQQQRGVRRRCLVFEAAGFSNSVVQKESVEDLSVSTCKGKGHVQTQPRGLRGIGLHLNALALTPKGKMACQDPMASALLPSSASEKDAHGKLLCAGENFTHSGGELLEFPMDDCSSGGFPLNDHVSSQSVSPQKKRRKTDNGDDGEACKRCSCKKSKCLKLYCECFAAGVYCSEPCSCQGCLNKPIHEEIVLSTRKQIEFRNPLAFAPKVIRMSDAGLETGEDPNNTPASARHKRGCNCKKSSCLKKYCECYQGGVGCSSNCRCESCKNTFGRRDAETELTEEMKQEGEQTENSGKEKENDQQKANVQSEDHPLVELVPITPPFDLSSSLLKLPNFSSAKPPRPSKARSGSSRSSASKATTTLQSCKSSKAAGSGIDEEMLDILKEADSPSRVKTTSPNRKRVSPPHNALSISPNRKGGRKLILKSIPSFPSLTGDSNSGSAMNNTDNTFSASPLALGPS
- the LOC117843941 gene encoding protein tesmin/TSO1-like CXC 2 isoform X1, translating into MDTPDRAAAQPAASRAEDSPVFSFINNLSPIEPLKSAYNANSLQGYQSINITSISSIFTSPHDNAHKEPRLPKSSLGEISESEVCADGKNTNKPTKSSNAVRLFACTSTVTQETHTVTCSDVVDPPTVPCDLAQPAQFDNGSPDHNTTPCHGVRSDLKQDKCRKQDVVQTVKSTVEKRKCLFSTEIQLLDGGQPVNDNNEVLGCEWSDLIATTSGDGEISERAYPNASGQVYYQELVMGEDQTENAQIFQDGQQTISTEEIQDNIYEANGCIPLDYKVESQQQRGVRRRCLVFEAAGFSNSVVQKESVEDLSVSTCKGKGHVQTQPRGLRGIGLHLNALALTPKGKMACQDPMASALLPSSASEKDAHGKLLCAGENFTHSGGELLEFPMDDCSSGGFPLNDHVSSQSVSPQKKRRKTDNGDDGEACKRCSCKKSKCLKLYCECFAAGVYCSEPCSCQGCLNKPIHEEIVLSTRKQIEFRNPLAFAPKVIRMSDAGLETGEDPNNTPASARHKRGCNCKKSSCLKKYCECYQGGVGCSSNCRCESCKNTFGRRDAETELTEEMKQEGEQTENSGKEKENDQQKANVQSEDHPLVELVPITPPFDLSSSLLKLPNFSSAKPPRPSKARSGSSRSSASKATTTLQSCKSSKAAGSGIDEEMLDILKEADSPSRVKTTSPNRKRVSPPHNALSISPNRKGGRKLILKSIPSFPSLTGDSNSGSAMNNTDNTFSASPLALGPS
- the LOC117843942 gene encoding leucine-rich repeat extensin-like protein 4 translates to MKRKASPALVVLALLLSSAVAAVSGQQAPQPGKQTAANNPRLQRAYVALQALKRAITDDPKNLTRGWCGPDVCAYFGVFCAAAPDDPHALTVAGLDLNHGDLAGTFPEELGMLSDLALLHLNSNRFAGGLPESLPKLHLLHELDVSNNRLSGGFPQHILCLPNVKYVDLRFNNLCGPVPPAIFDKPLDALFLNDNHFDFELPENFGNSPASVVVLANIRLRGCIPQSVGRMAGTLNELVILNSGLRSCIPQEVGWLRELTVLDLSFNQLQGMLPESMAGMHKLEQLDVAHNELWGHIPEGICALPSLRNFTYSYNYFCTEPRRCLDIRRVDDRQNCIAGRPDQRPGDQCLAFLHRPPPHCDEHGCFGPPHH